One Solibacillus sp. R5-41 DNA segment encodes these proteins:
- a CDS encoding ABC transporter ATP-binding protein, which yields MMCIQVEQLSKQFGEQEVVDHVSFTLEEHTATALIGPNGAGKTTTLSMLAGLLQPTKGQIIMPGITDIRSAIGFLPQYPQYFSWLTAFEYLEMTACLSGMEKRKVKKEAQKILEFVGLGASMNKKVANFSGGMKQRLGIAQAIIHQPKLLLLDEPVSALDPVGRREIMNLLKELQQQTTILYSTHILNDAEEMTDQVLFLRNGQLVEQGSLQQVRSKFDEPRYKIQFASSEEARQFTSQSELVAKAEQNIVYVDIRNEIPSMHQLLQRLASAPYRVVKVERETASLEEIFMKVAGTNETI from the coding sequence ATGATGTGTATTCAAGTAGAGCAATTATCAAAACAATTCGGTGAGCAAGAAGTTGTCGATCACGTGTCGTTTACACTGGAGGAACATACAGCTACCGCCCTCATTGGTCCGAATGGCGCGGGTAAAACGACAACACTATCGATGCTAGCAGGATTATTGCAACCAACAAAAGGTCAAATTATTATGCCAGGCATTACCGATATTCGAAGTGCAATTGGCTTTTTACCACAGTATCCACAATATTTTTCATGGCTAACAGCATTTGAATATTTGGAAATGACGGCGTGTTTAAGTGGTATGGAAAAACGAAAGGTCAAAAAAGAAGCACAAAAAATATTAGAATTCGTCGGTCTTGGTGCGTCGATGAATAAAAAAGTAGCAAACTTTTCAGGTGGTATGAAGCAGCGTTTAGGCATCGCGCAAGCTATTATCCATCAACCTAAATTATTGCTGCTAGATGAACCGGTTTCAGCGCTTGATCCTGTTGGACGTAGAGAGATTATGAACTTGCTAAAAGAGCTTCAACAGCAAACGACGATTTTGTATTCGACTCATATTTTAAATGATGCGGAGGAAATGACTGATCAAGTGCTCTTTTTACGGAACGGACAGCTTGTAGAGCAAGGGTCTCTTCAGCAAGTGCGTTCAAAATTTGATGAGCCACGTTATAAAATTCAGTTTGCATCAAGTGAAGAAGCAAGGCAGTTTACTAGTCAATCAGAGCTTGTAGCAAAGGCTGAACAAAATATTGTTTATGTGGATATAAGGAACGAAATACCGTCGATGCATCAGCTGCTTCAGCGTTTAGCGAGCGCGCCTTATCGAGTTGTAAAAGTGGAGCGAGAGACAGCGAGTTTAGAAGAGATATTTATGAAGGTGGCGGGAACAAATGAAACAATTTAA
- a CDS encoding precorrin-8X methylmutase: MANMNFNMDFVPLTVDPDKIYDYSFAIIKEEMGEHNFTDEQWLVVRRVIHASADFELGRSMIFTDGAIEAGIQSILAGRHVVADVQMIESGSGRKRFQKHGGDLHCYIADEDVSKEAKSIGTTRAIISMQKATKLQEGGIYAIGNAPTALLELIRLIKEGLAKPDLIIGMPVGFVSAAESKAELAILEGIPFITNVGRKGGSTVTVAALNAISIMADERAKQTK; this comes from the coding sequence ATGGCAAATATGAACTTTAATATGGATTTCGTACCTTTAACGGTAGACCCAGATAAAATTTACGATTACAGCTTTGCAATTATTAAAGAAGAGATGGGCGAGCACAACTTTACAGACGAGCAATGGTTAGTTGTAAGACGTGTAATTCATGCATCAGCAGACTTTGAATTAGGGCGCAGCATGATTTTTACAGACGGTGCAATAGAGGCAGGGATTCAATCCATTTTAGCAGGTCGTCATGTTGTTGCAGATGTACAAATGATTGAAAGTGGCTCTGGGCGTAAACGATTCCAAAAACATGGTGGAGATTTACATTGTTACATCGCGGATGAGGATGTTTCAAAAGAAGCGAAATCAATTGGCACGACGCGCGCAATTATATCCATGCAAAAAGCAACGAAATTACAAGAAGGCGGTATTTATGCCATTGGTAACGCGCCGACTGCACTTCTAGAGTTAATTCGTTTAATTAAAGAAGGGTTAGCAAAGCCAGATTTAATTATCGGTATGCCAGTAGGTTTTGTATCGGCAGCGGAATCGAAAGCGGAGTTAGCGATATTAGAAGGCATTCCATTCATTACAAATGTAGGACGTAAAGGTGGCAGTACGGTGACTGTAGCAGCATTAAACGCTATCTCGATTATGGCTGATGAACGAGCAAAGCAAACGAAATAA
- the cobK gene encoding precorrin-6A reductase: protein MILFLAGTSDARELAIELQKKGHSLLATVVTDSAANSLKESGIAYHVGRLSIEEMAAIVHEKGVTTIIDASHPYAEEASKTAMAAAEQCKLTYIRYERPQQQYVHPLIAEVETYEEAALIAREHKGTVMLTTGSKTLATFTKHLLIDSIRLVCRMLPNKENMEKCDLLGVKQRDIIAIQGPFSKELNTALYLQYETTLVITKESGKVGSVDEKMDAALELNIPVILIKRPKITYINQCSTFEEVFQTLGGI from the coding sequence ATGATTTTATTTTTAGCAGGGACGAGCGATGCACGTGAGCTTGCCATTGAGCTACAAAAAAAGGGGCATTCATTATTAGCAACAGTCGTGACAGATTCAGCAGCAAATAGCTTGAAAGAATCTGGTATTGCCTATCATGTAGGGCGTCTTTCAATCGAAGAGATGGCGGCGATCGTTCATGAAAAGGGTGTCACAACGATTATTGATGCGAGTCATCCTTATGCGGAGGAAGCGTCAAAAACAGCAATGGCCGCAGCAGAGCAATGTAAGTTAACTTATATTCGTTACGAACGCCCACAACAACAATATGTTCATCCGCTAATAGCTGAAGTGGAAACATATGAAGAGGCGGCACTTATTGCGCGTGAGCATAAAGGAACCGTGATGTTGACGACAGGTAGTAAAACACTTGCCACATTCACGAAGCACTTGTTAATTGACTCCATCCGTTTAGTTTGTCGCATGCTACCAAACAAAGAAAATATGGAGAAGTGCGATTTATTAGGCGTTAAGCAACGTGACATTATAGCTATTCAAGGCCCATTTTCAAAAGAGTTAAATACAGCGTTGTACCTTCAATATGAGACAACACTTGTTATTACAAAAGAAAGTGGAAAAGTCGGTTCTGTTGATGAAAAGATGGATGCTGCATTGGAATTAAATATTCCGGTAATTTTAATTAAACGACCAAAAATCACTTATATAAATCAATGTTCTACATTTGAAGAAGTATTTCAAACACTTGGAGGAATTTAA
- a CDS encoding PLD nuclease N-terminal domain-containing protein, protein MEELASLNWALIAPLLILQFILALVVIVDIVRNGATNGPKWLWVIVSLFVTTIGPILYFIFGRKSQ, encoded by the coding sequence GTGGAAGAACTAGCGAGTTTGAACTGGGCACTAATTGCACCGCTACTCATTTTACAATTTATATTGGCCCTTGTTGTTATCGTTGATATAGTGCGTAACGGCGCAACGAATGGACCGAAATGGTTATGGGTGATTGTTTCATTATTTGTTACAACAATTGGACCGATTTTATATTTTATTTTTGGACGTAAAAGCCAATGA
- the cobJ gene encoding precorrin-3B C(17)-methyltransferase, whose amino-acid sequence MSKGKIFVVGFGPGDREHITKRAVDALQQSNHIMGYKTYVDLIRHLVTAQTIVSTGMTEEVSRAQDAVKQAEAGNIVAVISSGDAGVYGMAGLVYEVLIEKGWTEATGIEVEVVPGISAINSCASLLGAPVMHDSCTISLSDHLTPWTVIEKRIEAAAMADFVIAFYNPKSGRRTRQIAEAQRILLKYRSPDTPVGLVKSAYRESQNIVLTNLAEMLDHDIGMLTTVVIGNSSTFFYDNKIITPRGYQRKYTLGDEKQVWKPHQRLKKEAEPWALDQETGEAQSGYEKIEAIKAGQSPKIVSLKEVSVTTVEPVPTKLQQPTAEKSALEMARMALACISNEPEKTDFLVQQAIESIFEFAVSPGVANKMITPKQMKVLAEVVGENGTLEYTPDHRFHVKIPTEAPEKIVGILRETGLYVLPMGDVLNIKACDFCYGEKAESIPYAEEIMDTLAGLKLPKELHVGFNGCGMACYRAVFDDIGIVYRKKKFDLFIGAKPVGRTAHAAQPVAEGLEPDELIPLLTKIVEEYKEHAHPNERFFKYFKRVKKIAHFTYQDMSCKIKVEEAPCGD is encoded by the coding sequence TTGAGTAAAGGAAAGATTTTTGTAGTGGGGTTTGGTCCTGGAGACCGAGAACATATTACAAAAAGAGCCGTCGATGCATTACAGCAAAGTAATCATATTATGGGTTATAAAACTTATGTAGATTTAATTCGCCATTTAGTAACAGCACAAACAATTGTCAGTACGGGTATGACCGAAGAGGTGTCGCGAGCGCAAGATGCTGTTAAACAGGCAGAGGCAGGAAATATCGTTGCGGTAATTTCGAGTGGTGATGCGGGCGTATATGGAATGGCTGGTTTAGTGTATGAAGTTTTAATTGAAAAGGGTTGGACCGAAGCAACAGGTATTGAGGTAGAGGTTGTACCGGGAATTTCAGCGATTAACTCCTGTGCGAGCTTACTAGGTGCACCAGTTATGCATGACTCTTGTACGATTAGTTTAAGTGACCACTTAACACCATGGACAGTCATTGAAAAGCGTATTGAAGCGGCGGCGATGGCGGATTTTGTAATAGCGTTCTATAATCCAAAATCAGGGCGGAGAACACGTCAAATTGCAGAAGCACAGCGAATTTTGCTGAAATATCGCTCTCCTGATACACCGGTAGGGCTGGTGAAAAGTGCTTATCGAGAAAGTCAAAATATCGTGTTAACGAATTTAGCGGAAATGTTAGATCATGACATTGGTATGTTAACGACAGTTGTAATTGGGAACTCATCCACGTTCTTTTACGATAATAAAATTATTACACCACGTGGATATCAAAGAAAATATACGCTTGGTGATGAAAAACAAGTTTGGAAACCGCATCAACGTTTGAAAAAAGAAGCAGAACCATGGGCGCTTGATCAAGAAACAGGAGAAGCGCAATCCGGCTATGAAAAAATAGAGGCAATTAAAGCAGGACAAAGCCCCAAAATAGTGTCTTTGAAAGAAGTAAGTGTAACTACTGTAGAACCAGTGCCAACAAAACTCCAACAACCTACAGCGGAAAAGTCAGCGCTTGAGATGGCAAGAATGGCATTAGCTTGTATATCAAACGAACCTGAGAAAACGGATTTTTTAGTACAGCAAGCAATCGAATCGATTTTTGAATTTGCCGTTTCACCAGGGGTAGCGAATAAAATGATTACACCAAAGCAAATGAAGGTACTTGCTGAAGTGGTTGGGGAAAATGGAACGCTAGAATATACACCAGATCATCGCTTTCATGTAAAAATCCCTACTGAAGCACCAGAAAAAATTGTTGGAATATTACGTGAAACTGGATTGTACGTGCTACCTATGGGGGATGTATTAAACATAAAAGCATGTGATTTTTGTTATGGAGAGAAAGCAGAATCTATTCCATATGCTGAGGAAATTATGGATACGCTTGCCGGTTTGAAGCTACCAAAGGAACTTCATGTTGGTTTTAATGGCTGTGGAATGGCTTGTTATCGCGCAGTTTTTGATGATATTGGAATTGTGTATCGTAAAAAGAAATTTGATTTATTTATTGGTGCCAAGCCAGTCGGTCGAACGGCACATGCAGCACAGCCAGTAGCAGAGGGATTAGAGCCAGATGAACTAATACCGTTATTAACGAAAATTGTTGAGGAATATAAAGAGCATGCACATCCAAACGAGCGCTTCTTTAAATACTTTAAACGCGTGAAGAAAATTGCCCATTTCACATACCAAGATATGAGCTGCAAAATTAAAGTAGAAGAAGCACCATGTGGAGATTAG
- a CDS encoding helix-turn-helix domain-containing protein, producing the protein MQNFQFAQIFTERRKELQVTQEQIAHYVGVSRAAVSKWEKGLSYPDITLLPKLATYFNVSIDLLLGYEPQMTKERIMSTYATFAIRLGNEPFEQVDQQIDEMLAEYYSCFPFLLKIAQLYMNYYPKSTNPDQILEKCLTLCERIKTQSHHYQLSNEAKILEAYIYIMQGKPEQVLELLGEEAVVQYGSEQLIATAHTMLGAQHKAKEVLQVSMYQQTVGLISNATETLLLEIDHSAYFEETIKRTQQLLDTFQIANLNPNIALVFYIKAAGGYMMKDQTEQALQMIERYTKVCSTLKFPLELTGDSYFYKLGQWIDQQERIDKQAPRDNLSIKKDLVASVTNYPLFSALQDNAQFKIIMTNLQNHLQLEEEL; encoded by the coding sequence ATGCAAAACTTTCAATTTGCCCAAATATTTACGGAGCGCCGAAAAGAACTACAGGTTACGCAAGAACAAATTGCGCACTATGTCGGTGTATCACGCGCGGCAGTTTCGAAGTGGGAGAAGGGGCTCAGTTATCCCGATATCACACTTTTGCCGAAGCTCGCGACTTATTTCAATGTGTCGATTGATCTTCTTCTGGGTTATGAACCGCAAATGACGAAGGAGCGGATTATGTCTACTTATGCAACGTTTGCCATAAGGCTTGGGAATGAGCCGTTCGAACAAGTAGATCAACAAATCGACGAAATGTTAGCAGAATATTACTCATGCTTTCCATTTTTGTTAAAAATAGCGCAACTCTATATGAATTATTATCCGAAATCTACTAATCCTGATCAAATATTAGAAAAATGTCTTACACTATGTGAGCGCATAAAAACGCAAAGTCACCATTATCAGCTATCTAATGAAGCGAAGATTTTAGAGGCCTATATTTATATAATGCAAGGAAAACCAGAGCAAGTGCTTGAATTATTAGGAGAAGAAGCGGTCGTGCAATACGGCTCGGAGCAACTTATTGCAACGGCGCATACAATGCTTGGTGCTCAACATAAGGCGAAGGAAGTTTTACAAGTAAGTATGTATCAACAAACAGTTGGGTTAATCTCAAATGCAACGGAAACACTATTGCTTGAAATTGATCATTCCGCTTATTTTGAAGAAACAATAAAACGTACGCAGCAGTTGCTTGATACTTTTCAAATTGCGAATTTAAATCCTAACATAGCGCTCGTTTTTTATATTAAAGCAGCCGGTGGTTATATGATGAAAGATCAAACAGAGCAGGCGCTTCAAATGATTGAGCGCTACACAAAAGTTTGCAGCACATTAAAATTCCCACTGGAGCTAACGGGAGATAGTTATTTTTATAAGCTCGGTCAATGGATTGATCAGCAGGAGCGAATTGATAAACAAGCACCACGAGATAATTTGTCGATTAAAAAGGATCTTGTCGCAAGCGTTACAAATTATCCATTGTTTAGCGCATTACAAGATAATGCACAATTTAAAATCATCATGACGAATTTACAAAATCATTTACAACTAGAGGAGGAATTATAG
- a CDS encoding ABC transporter permease codes for MKQFNTLLLKEWRESLRSFKFIWIPIVFVLLGVSDPLLNYFLEDILNAVGNMPDGFAMMMPELQAVDLLAASMGQFQTIGLVVLIAAYIGTFSKERQNGTATLLYVRPISFTAMFLSKWIVASSVAIISATAGYAGSVYYTVLLYGKVDPARFLAMLGTYYTWLLLVMAITVAMSAAFKTPIATAITIILIPIGLFIDAIIGGFWTVTPYKLSTYGMRFIDESVTMPTFWWTLTITVLLMLAFNIIGIYFSKKRASTVKV; via the coding sequence ATGAAACAATTTAATACATTGTTATTAAAAGAATGGCGTGAAAGCTTGCGTAGTTTTAAATTTATTTGGATTCCGATTGTCTTTGTTTTACTTGGTGTGAGCGATCCGCTCCTCAATTATTTTTTGGAGGACATTTTGAATGCAGTCGGTAATATGCCAGATGGATTTGCGATGATGATGCCCGAACTTCAAGCGGTGGACTTACTTGCTGCTTCTATGGGTCAGTTTCAAACAATCGGATTAGTTGTATTAATCGCAGCATATATCGGTACATTTAGTAAGGAACGTCAAAATGGCACCGCGACACTGTTATATGTACGTCCAATTTCTTTTACAGCCATGTTTTTAAGCAAATGGATTGTAGCAAGTAGTGTGGCAATCATTAGTGCAACAGCTGGCTATGCAGGAAGTGTTTATTATACGGTACTTTTGTATGGCAAGGTAGACCCTGCTCGCTTCTTGGCGATGCTTGGTACGTATTACACATGGCTTCTTTTAGTAATGGCCATTACTGTGGCAATGAGTGCGGCATTCAAAACACCGATTGCTACGGCGATAACGATTATTTTGATTCCCATTGGTTTGTTTATTGATGCAATAATTGGCGGTTTTTGGACGGTTACCCCATATAAATTGTCAACATACGGCATGCGTTTTATTGATGAATCGGTAACGATGCCAACGTTTTGGTGGACATTAACAATAACCGTTTTATTAATGCTTGCCTTTAATATTATAGGAATTTACTTTAGTAAAAAGCGAGCGAGTACGGTAAAGGTCTAG
- the cbiE gene encoding precorrin-6y C5,15-methyltransferase (decarboxylating) subunit CbiE, with the protein MKMIGIGDNGVNGLLPQYIAWINNCDVLVGGERHLSFFPNFNKDKKIIKGGLSKLVDELQQETRNVVILVSGDPLFFGLGGVLAKKLPLEIYPHTSSVQLAFSKMQESWQDAYIVSLHGRSIKGFAQKIDGRKKVVILTDDNNTPQAIATYLKQYGMTEYESFVAENLEGENECCRFMTLDEMEQASFSPLNVVILKQCQPVKRSAIGIADEAFHQRKPEKGLITKKEIRVLCLQELQLQEDSIMWDIGTCTGSVAIEAAKIAREGAVFAIEKNEGDLENCLLNQAKHRTDLTAILGKAPERLDEFPNPNAIFIGGNGGNMENLLEICITRLLPGGRLVMNIATIENLADAMKYLKNLGCNVTVLQAQISRSKPILNLTRFEPLNPIFIVTAQKGTDK; encoded by the coding sequence ATGAAGATGATTGGTATAGGGGATAACGGCGTAAATGGTTTATTGCCACAATATATTGCCTGGATTAATAACTGTGATGTTTTAGTTGGAGGAGAACGCCATTTATCATTCTTCCCAAACTTCAATAAAGATAAGAAAATTATTAAAGGCGGTTTGTCAAAGCTTGTTGATGAATTACAACAGGAAACACGCAATGTTGTAATTTTAGTGTCGGGTGACCCGTTATTTTTTGGACTAGGTGGTGTGTTAGCGAAAAAACTACCATTAGAAATTTACCCGCATACAAGCTCTGTACAGCTAGCCTTTTCAAAAATGCAGGAAAGCTGGCAGGATGCTTACATCGTTAGTTTACATGGACGTTCGATAAAAGGCTTTGCTCAAAAAATCGATGGCCGAAAAAAGGTTGTGATTTTGACGGATGACAACAATACGCCACAAGCGATTGCTACGTATTTGAAACAATACGGTATGACGGAATACGAATCATTTGTCGCTGAAAATTTAGAAGGGGAAAATGAGTGCTGTCGTTTTATGACATTAGATGAAATGGAACAGGCTAGTTTTTCTCCTTTAAATGTTGTGATATTAAAACAATGTCAACCAGTTAAGCGTAGTGCAATTGGTATTGCAGATGAAGCATTCCATCAACGAAAGCCAGAAAAAGGCTTAATTACGAAAAAAGAAATTCGAGTACTTTGTTTGCAAGAGCTACAGCTTCAAGAAGATAGCATTATGTGGGATATCGGTACATGTACAGGTTCAGTTGCGATAGAAGCCGCTAAAATTGCCCGTGAAGGCGCAGTATTTGCCATTGAAAAAAATGAGGGCGACTTAGAAAACTGTTTACTCAATCAAGCGAAGCATCGAACAGATTTAACCGCGATTCTTGGTAAAGCACCCGAGCGTTTAGATGAATTTCCAAACCCTAATGCTATTTTTATCGGTGGTAATGGCGGTAATATGGAAAATTTATTAGAAATTTGTATTACACGCTTATTACCAGGTGGTCGATTAGTAATGAATATCGCCACGATTGAAAATTTAGCTGATGCGATGAAGTATCTGAAAAATTTAGGCTGCAACGTAACGGTTTTACAAGCTCAAATTTCAAGGAGTAAACCGATTTTGAATTTAACACGTTTTGAACCATTAAACCCAATTTTTATTGTGACTGCACAGAAAGGAACAGACAAATGA
- a CDS encoding cobalt-precorrin-5B (C(1))-methyltransferase: MNEQSKRNKKDPSQMRHGYTTGACATAMTKAALQAVVTGQVPDEVTIYLPVGQFATFKVETSEIQGDAIMCETIKDAGDDPDATHKARIQSTVRLTDVPGIHLDGGLGVGRVTKAGLPVPVGQAAINPVPRKMIAGVVQEAMDAYALEQGVEVIISVPDGEEIAKKTLNGRLGILGGISILGTRGTVVPFSSSAYMASIVQALNVAKEAGCDHVVITTGGRSEKYAMKQYPDLPEESFIEMGDFVGFTLKHISRKKFAKVSLVGMMGKFSKVAQGVMMVHSKSAPISFEFLASIAQRQGVEEPLLSEILTANTASQVGEILQGNEAFFEALCKNCCYYALAHMNTQISVSTSLYAMNGDCLGKAENIEKLHEDDWYRG; the protein is encoded by the coding sequence ATGAACGAGCAAAGCAAACGAAATAAAAAAGACCCGTCACAAATGCGTCATGGTTACACAACAGGTGCGTGTGCTACAGCAATGACCAAGGCAGCCTTACAAGCTGTTGTGACTGGTCAAGTTCCTGATGAGGTCACGATTTATTTACCAGTGGGGCAATTTGCGACATTTAAGGTGGAAACGAGTGAAATCCAAGGCGATGCCATCATGTGTGAAACGATTAAAGATGCTGGGGACGACCCAGATGCAACACATAAAGCACGCATACAAAGTACGGTACGGTTAACGGACGTTCCGGGAATACATTTAGACGGAGGTTTAGGTGTAGGGCGTGTAACAAAGGCTGGTTTGCCAGTACCGGTCGGACAGGCAGCGATCAATCCCGTACCACGTAAGATGATTGCAGGTGTCGTTCAAGAAGCCATGGATGCATACGCGCTAGAACAAGGCGTTGAAGTAATTATTTCAGTACCAGATGGCGAAGAAATCGCCAAAAAAACATTGAATGGACGTTTAGGTATTCTTGGTGGCATTTCAATATTAGGTACACGTGGTACGGTCGTTCCATTTTCAAGCTCAGCCTATATGGCGAGTATTGTTCAGGCGCTGAATGTTGCGAAGGAAGCAGGGTGCGACCATGTTGTGATAACGACTGGCGGACGTAGTGAAAAATATGCCATGAAACAATATCCAGATTTACCGGAGGAATCCTTCATTGAGATGGGGGATTTCGTTGGGTTCACATTGAAGCATATTTCACGTAAGAAATTCGCAAAAGTATCGCTCGTTGGTATGATGGGTAAATTTTCGAAAGTTGCGCAAGGCGTTATGATGGTCCATTCGAAAAGTGCACCTATTAGCTTCGAGTTTCTAGCAAGTATTGCACAAAGACAAGGTGTTGAAGAACCATTATTAAGTGAGATTTTGACAGCAAATACAGCTTCTCAAGTAGGTGAGATTCTACAAGGGAATGAAGCGTTTTTTGAAGCCCTCTGTAAAAACTGTTGCTACTATGCATTAGCACATATGAATACACAAATTAGTGTGTCAACAAGTCTGTATGCCATGAACGGAGATTGTTTAGGAAAGGCTGAGAATATTGAAAAATTGCATGAAGATGATTGGTATAGGGGATAA